The nucleotide sequence CTTTTCCATCTAGCCGGTGGAAAAGTTGCCCCTTTTTCTCGTTTTTCGCCACACCGAAACAGCGCTCTATTTCGGTGTCAGAGACGCAGTATGGTCAAAGCATGACCAGGCCTGACCAGGGTGACCACAGGGGTGACCAGACAGCTGACCATGCAGGTGTTCACCTGACCACGTGGTCACCCCGAAAGGCAGCCGAGGAAACTGGGGTAAGCCGCAGCACGATCATGAGGATGCTGCAAAAGGAAGAGCTTCCCGGGGCACGGAAAATAAACGGTCAGTGGGCAATTCCGGTAACGTCCCTCGGGGCTGCGGGGTTGCGTCCAGGAAAGCCTGCACCCGCCGAAGACTCGGTTGTCCAGGAGGGTGACCACGGGGGTGTTCAGGGTGACCACAAGGGTGACCATGAACATGTCCGCACAGGTGGCCAGGGTGACCACCTGAACACCCTTAATCTGCACCACAAACTCGAACTAGCAGAGCTGCGCGAGCAGTCTCTCCGCAAAGAACTGGAGGCTCAAAAAGTTCTCGCTTCGGAACGCGCAGCCCGCATCGAAGACCTCCAAAAGGCCCTACTGATGCTAGAGCGCGGCTCATCTGATGCCCCAGCCCCCGAATCATCCCCCGAACCGTCGA is from Corynebacterium confusum and encodes:
- a CDS encoding helix-turn-helix domain-containing protein encodes the protein MVYALHYALHYTVHYTVHYTVLYALHYTVLYALHYALHYALHYALHHTLHHTLHHTLHHTLHHTLHHTLHHTLHHKTYFLPAQTMVYTVLARMRKKAVLQIRLPCNAVLLMDWLHVNSSWLYCALNPGRATFPSSRWKSCPFFSFFATPKQRSISVSETQYGQSMTRPDQGDHRGDQTADHAGVHLTTWSPRKAAEETGVSRSTIMRMLQKEELPGARKINGQWAIPVTSLGAAGLRPGKPAPAEDSVVQEGDHGGVQGDHKGDHEHVRTGGQGDHLNTLNLHHKLELAELREQSLRKELEAQKVLASERAARIEDLQKALLMLERGSSDAPAPESSPEPSRQPTDDNTADLETPAALASTEAETAHEEEPKNPPQQGFFGRLRGLFS